A part of Myxococcus landrumus genomic DNA contains:
- a CDS encoding carbohydrate kinase family protein, with product MSDGLPSPLDVVCFGETLVDFLPSEQGLRVRDVPSWQPCPGGSPANVSVGLARLGLRSAMLGVVGADEFGHFLRERLAKEGVDVSHLRQTTDARTGLVFISLDARGERSFTFFRTRSAEFLLSNADVDAGFLRRAKAVHCGSNSLQRDEAQEATVGMLGIAREADRIVSCDPNLRLHAWEDPTQLKGLLARMLPLCTVVKLSEEEIGFVTGTESPEEALTRLSALGVRLPVVTLGARGALFLWKGERIHVPAPQVRVVDTTGAGDGFVAGLLHGLVSWYGGARALESATREELVALTTFACHVGSRVVEKPGAVEGLPRAEELRAVWPSRVAR from the coding sequence TTTCCTTCCCTCGGAGCAGGGCCTGCGCGTGCGGGACGTTCCCTCGTGGCAGCCATGCCCCGGAGGCTCTCCGGCCAACGTCTCGGTGGGGCTGGCCCGATTGGGGCTGCGGTCCGCGATGCTGGGCGTGGTGGGCGCGGATGAGTTCGGCCACTTCCTCCGAGAGCGGCTCGCGAAGGAAGGCGTGGACGTGAGCCATCTGCGCCAGACGACGGATGCTCGCACGGGGCTGGTGTTCATCTCCCTGGACGCGCGTGGGGAGCGCAGCTTCACGTTCTTCCGCACCCGGTCGGCGGAGTTCCTCCTGTCCAATGCCGACGTGGACGCGGGCTTCCTTCGCCGCGCGAAGGCGGTGCATTGCGGCTCCAACTCCCTTCAGCGCGACGAGGCTCAAGAGGCCACGGTGGGGATGCTCGGCATCGCGCGCGAAGCGGACCGCATCGTGAGCTGCGACCCCAATCTCCGCCTGCATGCGTGGGAGGACCCGACGCAGCTCAAGGGGTTGCTCGCGCGGATGCTGCCGCTGTGCACCGTCGTGAAGCTGTCCGAGGAGGAGATTGGCTTCGTGACGGGCACCGAGTCTCCCGAGGAGGCGCTGACGAGGCTGTCCGCGCTGGGCGTGCGCCTGCCCGTGGTGACCTTGGGGGCGAGGGGCGCGCTGTTCCTCTGGAAGGGCGAGCGGATTCATGTCCCGGCGCCACAGGTCCGCGTGGTGGACACCACGGGGGCCGGTGATGGATTCGTCGCCGGCCTCCTGCATGGGCTCGTGAGCTGGTACGGCGGTGCCCGTGCGCTCGAGAGCGCGACGCGCGAGGAGCTGGTCGCGCTGACGACCTTCGCGTGCCACGTGGGCTCTCGTGTCGTGGAGAAGCCCGGAGCCGTGGAGGGCTTGCCCCGCGCGGAGGAGCTGCGCGCGGTGTGGCCCAGCCGTGTGGCCCGCTGA